GGAAGAGGAAGCCAAGTTTGAGTACTACACCGTTCAAGAGCTGCAAAATGCGACCGACAATCACATCAAACCTAAAAAGCCGTACCCAGTGTGGCAACGCTATCTGGATGTGCTGTTCGCCAACCAACCGGACGTGAAGCCCTCCAGTGACGAACAGCTACAGATGACACCGGAGAACGTCGAGTTCCTTGGAAAGCTGATCGATGTAGTCTCCGAAAAGTCTCCGGCCCTGATTGAGCTGTACGTTTGGGGAACGGTGACCTCGTTTCTGGTGGAGCATGAGTTCAACGACGCTACGCTGGAGGAGGACTGTGCCCAGGTCGTCCACAACTGATGGGACTGGCCGTCAGCTATGCGATCGCGGACAAGACCTTCCTCGAGCGGACCAAGCCCCGAGTGGAGCAGATGTTGACCGACATACGGAACGAGTTCGACCAAATGGTGCTGGAGACGGACTGGATGGACGCTTATACCAAGTACGAGTCGCTGGAGAAGTCCAAGGCCATGAAGTCATTGATCGGGTTCCCCGAGTGGATTCTGGACGATGAGAAACTGGAGGAGCACTATCAAGGGGTAGCTTGAAGGGATATTGGGTTGAAGGTTGGTTCTGTGAGTACAAATGGGGGTTTCGTTACAGTTGCCAGATCAGTCCAACGCATCACGTGGAAAACTGGGTTACCGCTTTGGAGTTCATGAATACGGAATGGTTGCGTTCATGGCGGGTGAAGAACAGTAAAGTTTGGGACATGGACCCAACGGTGGTCAATGCGTACAACATCTTCGAACGGAACGCGATCAGTAAGTTGTCGATGAGGTGGTCTGTCCTTTTAAAACTTGTAATGTTTTGAACTTTCCTCAGATATCCCAGTAGCCATCATTCAGTATCCGTTCTACTACCTTGGATTGGAGTAAGCATCTCACTTGTATTATCTACTCGGATACTATAAACGCGAATTTATTTGCCAACAGTGCGCTCAACTACGGTGCCCCTAGGGGAAGTTCTAGGCATGAACTGACCCACGGGTTCGACAACGCAGGCCGCCACTACGACAAATACGGCAACGAGAAACGCTGGTGGTCCAACCATACGCCTGCAGGAGTACGACAAGCGCGCCCAGTGTCTAGAGGAGCAGTACAGTTCGTACTACTTTCCGGAAGCGAAGGCATTTGTATGAAACATCACTCATCGAAATCTCCGTGCAAGAATCTTTCTGAACCTAAGTTCCCCTGATTCACAGATCAATGGTACGCTGACGCTCGGGGAGAACATTGCGACAACGGAGGACTTCGGGAAGCATTCCGCGCTTACAAGGCGTACGTGAAGCGCAACGGTCCCGAACCAGTGTTGCCAGGCTTCGAGGATTTCACTCAACGAACAGTTGCTGTTCATCTCGTTTGGGAATGTAAGTCTGCAGCGTTGTTAAACTTAGATGACTTAGATTCAAGAAAATATAATCGTTTTCAGCAATACTGCGAAACGGTAAGCCCAGCGGTTGCCAAATATTTGGTCAAAGACGAGCACAGTCCGTCCAAGTTTCGGGTCCTTGGGGTGCTGAGTAACATGCCGGAGTTTGGCGAAGCCTACCAGTGCCCTAGCGGCAGCAAAATGAATCCAAAGCGGAAGTGTCGCGTGTGGTGAACTGTTGACTGTTGAGTACTTAAGAATAGCCAGTGAAAGATTTGTAATATATTTCTCTTGGAGTTTTGTAAAATGGATATGGGGCTATCAACGTATCAGAAATCCGAAAATTATTTAGCATTCCCTCTATTTTACATACGTTGAAAAAGAAATGATAAAGTTTTATCGTTTATGAACACCTTACGAGAGGTATTATTATCTACAATGCAAAAGGGATATTTATATTTAGGGGCcctaaaattattgataaaaccttgttttaattcaataacacgaaaaagcgtGTTCTTGCTATTactttggcatttttttttccgcCCAAATAACGATTATATAAAtatattattataaaaataggtcaaatttgaaccttgacaaaTATGATCatatgtttgacgttcacttaccTTTTGCTTtttaccactggggttgttcctatctgacatttcggaaaggACGCAGAAAAACCAAATACACCCAAAACTTAATTTAATCCaagggatgtgacaaaatctcaaaaacctgaaaaataaTTTGGACTTATCTAacgaaaaacaattaaaaattaagCAAACATGTCTTTAATGGCTGTAGCAAATAATAGAGGGACGTCCTTTCAGGTTTAacacctctaccggcagcttctttttttaccgcaagaaaaaaattcaaatcgcgataacttttttgtttctcagtatttttgcaccattttttcacaagttctcaaaaaactcttctagttttaggatccgTGTCGATTAaattgatgattggtgatctggttttaaagacattccaatgttccttgggagaccgacattttccatacaaaatgtcttaggcggccattttgttttacgtcaacttatcgaaaaagtaaaatgtgggctatacaatgctatgtaataaggagctactctgaaaaaatcatacaaattggttaagaattcttagagatatcagaaaattacgatatgaggtttttgaagttttcaagatctttatttggtcagcttggtaccagcaacataaatgctcattactcaaagacggctgctccaaattgcttcatattttcacaacatactctcattaatggaTTGTTCCGAAAAGTGAACATCTGAATAcgttaaaaaatctgtagcctaagatatatacgtgggttatgattaagcgtcggtcccccaaggaatttcggaatatctctggatccagatgaacaatgatcaatatcgacacagatcctaaaactagaagagttttttgagaacttgtggaaaaatggtgcaaaaatgccgaaaaacaaaaaagttatcgcgatttgaatttttttcttgcggtaaaaaatgaagctgccggtagaggggttaagcgtTTAATACATAATGAGCTAGTCCAATGTCACTCTTTTTCTTAGTACTAAGTCAAGGCCTACTAACGCCTACTACATCTCGGGCATCCTGACACTATCGATGTCCTCATCGATATCACTATCGTCAGATATATGATCACTCATCCATTTCCTCATATTTTGAGGTGAGCACACCGAGTTAAATGGGATATTTGCAATTTGGAACTCATCTATGTCAGTCACAACGTACCTATCATTTGgcaaaactttttgaattttatatggacctttactgcccataaaagcataactgtcccatatggatttcctccaaaaaaattttttggcgggctacgcatatttgtatgtatattttcATATACACACATAAAATTGATCAGTTTGTTCGAAAACATTGcgataaaatttcaaactagtgctgttccatattgaaaaaaaggcataacagtctttATATAGATCAGCCTGAAAAAAGTATAATTATTCTTTAGTAAAAATTATCTGCGATACAAAATTATCGCGAGcacgttttgattgaaatttagcATCATTTATacattcaattcattcatttttgtAATGTAGAATATCCTATATATTTAACATAAGAACAGCAGTGTCTTACTGAATATTGTAACATGACCAAAAACCGTGCCCTTTACTGTTCACCAAAGCAGAACCGCTTCTGGCGGCAATGTCGATGTGGTCAGCTAGTCTTGGGTTGAATACGTTAAATCTTTACGAAAGCTAATTTACCGTATTTCATTTGCAATATTAatgactagtggtcccggcaaacttcgtcttgccatcaagtaggctgttgaaaaccagtacgaatcgtcccatacaaaatgacagttccgttcactctcgttattctgactttcccggtgaatatcctgcaacttgtatacacacaaacacgtcggaacccttgacgaacaaaatggagaaagattatcaaatccgctgacccgttcgtaagccattcgtgacatacaaacaccattccatttttatttatatagatagattaattcgttttcaatcaaaataattgaagtTGCATAAACAATGGAGCTGAAATAGCTGTTGCGAGAGAAGCACATCTCTTCATCCagaccagtgttgtgaaaaactcaatttctcacaactcacgctagagatttttcatgcgtgagttgtcaatcaggcaactcagcagtcaaaaaatcatggatgagttggctcacctttttgactcattgtctcgtatatccacagtttactcacacacggcaataattttttgttagtctggtaaaattatagtaatcttttctaacgtaaacaacatcattcgggtttcacgagaaTTTGatgggttttgcgactgaatcattttttacggtttgagttgattgagttgatattgcatcaaaatctcaagcgtgagatttgtgaagcagatctctaatgagtttgctctcacgggagagcataCTGATttagattttgagtgtgagtctatcaacact
The Aedes aegypti strain LVP_AGWG unplaced genomic scaffold, AaegL5.0 Primary Assembly AGWG_AaegL5_hic_scaff_338_PBJ_arrow, whole genome shotgun sequence genome window above contains:
- the LOC110681069 gene encoding endothelin-converting enzyme 1-like, which produces MGLAVSYAIADKTFLERTKPRVEQMLTDIRNEFDQMVLETDWMDAYTKYESLEKSKAMKSLIGFPEWILDDEKLEEHYQGISPTHHVENWVTALEFMNTEWLRSWRVKNSKVWDMDPTVVNAYNIFERNAINIPVAIIQYPFYYLGLDALNYGAPRGSSRHELTHGFDNAGRHYDKYGNEKRWWSNHTPAGVRQARPVSRGAVQFVLLSGSEGIYQWYADARGEHCDNGGLREAFRAYKAYVKRNGPEPVLPGFEDFTQRTVAVHLQYCETVSPAVAKYLVKDEHSPSKFRVLGVLSNMPEFGEAYQCPSGSKMNPKRKCRVW